From the Lancefieldella sp. Marseille-Q7238 genome, one window contains:
- a CDS encoding segregation/condensation protein A: MSYRIRTAAYSGPFDLLLQLVSRQKVTIGSISIAEVAEQYLVEVEAMGDLDLDVASDFVLVASTLLDMKAAALVPEGVSSRASSDDGEDDDADLLQNLSPDEAREVLIARLIAYKQFRNAGAALGMRAEAEKLMFARSAGPDPAFLNLMPDYLEGITLRSLAVICADIDSRRETFLLEAEHVAPRRIPVALTVASVDRLTRSRGRLTFSELLDGQDTPEIVVANFLAVLELFKRGMIRVAQSNLFGDIEIEHVEGADPYVLDESVMSELSELSGDAAVADLSEFEQEDA; this comes from the coding sequence ATGTCGTATCGCATCAGAACAGCCGCCTACTCAGGCCCCTTTGATTTGCTTCTCCAGCTGGTCAGTCGTCAAAAAGTCACCATAGGGTCAATTTCTATCGCCGAGGTCGCCGAACAGTATCTCGTCGAGGTAGAGGCTATGGGAGACTTGGACCTTGACGTCGCTTCCGATTTTGTACTGGTAGCATCTACGCTTCTGGACATGAAAGCGGCGGCCCTTGTGCCTGAGGGAGTTTCGAGCCGCGCGTCGAGCGATGACGGTGAAGATGACGATGCCGATTTGCTTCAGAATCTTTCGCCTGACGAGGCTCGAGAAGTGCTCATCGCTCGGCTTATTGCCTACAAGCAGTTCAGAAACGCGGGTGCTGCTTTGGGTATGCGTGCGGAAGCCGAGAAGCTCATGTTTGCTCGCAGCGCCGGTCCCGATCCCGCGTTTTTGAACCTCATGCCGGATTACCTTGAGGGCATTACCCTCAGAAGCCTCGCGGTCATCTGCGCTGACATTGATTCGCGCCGGGAGACTTTTTTGCTTGAGGCCGAACACGTGGCGCCCCGGCGAATCCCCGTGGCGCTGACCGTCGCTTCAGTGGACCGCCTGACTCGTTCGCGCGGCCGCCTCACCTTTTCTGAGCTGCTGGACGGACAGGATACGCCTGAGATTGTCGTTGCAAATTTTCTTGCCGTTCTGGAGCTCTTCAAACGCGGCATGATACGCGTCGCGCAAAGCAATCTGTTTGGCGACATCGAGATAGAGCATGTAGAAGGTGCTGACCCTTATGTGCTTGACGAGTCTGTTATGTCGGAGCTCAGCGAACTGTCAGGAGATGCGGCAGTCGCTGATTTATCGGAATTTGAACAGGAAGATGCCTAA
- the der gene encoding ribosome biogenesis GTPase Der, with amino-acid sequence MAKPIVAIVGRPNVGKSTLVNRIAEKRDAIVHESRGVTRDRSYHDADWNGRDFRLIDTGGIESVKSKDQFAPHIREQALLACAEADIIVFVVDGKTGITDEDEEVARIVRKSGKPVFLVVNKKDNPAAEQDGLWDFYALGVGEPIPISAAHGTGTGDLLDDIVATLPEEDDESHDGAILNLAIIGRPNVGKSSLANRLAHKKRSIVSDVAGTTRDAIDTMIEWKGMPICLVDTAGIRKKSQVHEDVEYYSLVRGLQAMDRADVCLLVVDASIGVTEQDQKLANMAIERGCALVVVLNKWDLIDSDAQRSDVAASVAKRLAFAPWIPSIHVSALTGRSLDKVLSAAVAAAEAHAAELRTSELNDLLARIRESGHTVSDKGRRLKIHYATQTGTKPPAISFWCNAPDLVDDAYERFIENRLRERFSLTGTPVRLKFRRKTEAR; translated from the coding sequence ATGGCTAAGCCCATTGTCGCTATAGTCGGCCGCCCCAATGTGGGCAAATCTACGCTGGTCAATCGCATTGCCGAGAAGCGTGACGCGATTGTTCATGAATCACGCGGCGTGACGCGGGATCGCTCATACCATGATGCCGATTGGAACGGCCGCGACTTTCGCCTGATTGACACAGGTGGCATCGAATCCGTTAAATCCAAAGATCAGTTTGCCCCGCACATTCGTGAACAGGCTTTGCTGGCCTGCGCAGAAGCGGATATCATTGTCTTTGTGGTTGATGGAAAAACAGGCATCACCGATGAGGATGAAGAAGTCGCCCGTATTGTCCGCAAGTCCGGCAAACCCGTTTTTCTGGTGGTCAACAAGAAGGATAATCCCGCCGCTGAGCAGGACGGACTTTGGGATTTTTACGCCCTGGGCGTAGGCGAGCCGATCCCTATTTCTGCTGCGCATGGCACGGGGACAGGCGATTTGCTTGACGATATCGTTGCAACTCTTCCTGAAGAAGACGATGAATCGCATGATGGCGCTATTCTTAACCTTGCCATTATCGGCCGTCCCAATGTAGGCAAGTCTTCGCTGGCTAACCGCCTGGCTCACAAAAAACGCTCCATTGTTTCAGATGTCGCGGGCACCACGCGCGACGCCATCGATACGATGATTGAATGGAAGGGAATGCCCATTTGTCTCGTTGACACCGCGGGCATTCGCAAAAAGAGCCAGGTACATGAAGATGTTGAGTATTACAGTCTGGTGCGGGGCCTGCAAGCTATGGACCGAGCTGATGTGTGCCTTTTGGTGGTAGACGCCTCCATCGGCGTTACCGAGCAAGACCAGAAGCTCGCCAATATGGCTATTGAGCGCGGATGCGCGCTGGTAGTGGTCCTCAATAAGTGGGACCTTATCGATTCCGACGCTCAGCGTAGTGACGTGGCCGCTTCTGTCGCCAAGCGGTTGGCATTCGCTCCTTGGATACCGTCCATTCATGTTTCCGCCTTGACGGGGCGCTCGCTTGATAAGGTGCTGAGCGCCGCTGTTGCTGCTGCCGAGGCTCACGCGGCTGAGCTGCGCACGTCCGAGCTCAACGACCTTCTCGCGCGGATTCGTGAAAGCGGCCATACGGTTTCCGATAAGGGCCGCCGCCTTAAGATTCACTATGCGACGCAGACGGGAACCAAGCCTCCCGCTATCTCGTTTTGGTGCAACGCGCCTGATCTTGTTGACGATGCCTACGAGCGCTTTATTGAAAATCGTCTTCGCGAGCGCTTTTCCTTGACAGGCACGCCCGTTCGTCTGAAGTTCCGCAGAAAAACGGAGGCACGATAA
- a CDS encoding site-2 protease family protein gives MSQTYNGIPWMSLFIHIVVLFFAIILHEVAHGYVAYLCGDPTAKNAGRLTLNPLAHINPFGSIILPALCVILGWPGFGYAEPVPYNPNNLRHRRLDEVLVALAGPASNLLQASVAAIIYRVVFAVAKSNPSWAMAHANLLVAWVIPILSTIMVSNIVLAVFNLIPLPPLDGSKLLLLFLPDNLRRKFYTIEPYCMIGLMILLWFDPGIINGIIDGSMSFLLKLLIG, from the coding sequence ATGAGCCAGACATACAACGGCATTCCGTGGATGTCACTTTTCATTCATATCGTGGTACTCTTTTTTGCCATCATTCTCCATGAGGTTGCTCACGGATACGTAGCGTATCTTTGCGGAGACCCAACTGCAAAAAACGCTGGCCGCCTGACGCTCAATCCACTAGCTCATATAAATCCTTTCGGCTCTATTATCCTTCCGGCGCTCTGCGTGATTTTGGGCTGGCCGGGGTTCGGATATGCTGAGCCGGTTCCGTACAACCCCAATAACCTGCGTCATCGTCGTCTGGACGAAGTGCTCGTGGCCCTTGCCGGTCCCGCTTCAAACCTGCTGCAGGCCAGCGTTGCCGCAATTATCTACCGCGTTGTATTCGCAGTAGCAAAAAGCAATCCATCGTGGGCGATGGCACACGCGAATCTTCTGGTCGCCTGGGTTATTCCGATTCTTTCCACGATCATGGTATCCAACATCGTATTGGCCGTTTTCAACCTCATTCCGCTGCCGCCGCTTGACGGCTCCAAGCTGCTCCTGCTGTTCTTGCCGGATAACTTGCGCCGGAAGTTTTACACAATCGAACCCTACTGTATGATTGGCCTCATGATCCTTTTGTGGTTTGATCCTGGGATTATCAATGGGATTATCGATGGCAGCATGTCTTTTCTCTTGAAGCTGCTGATTGGGTAA
- the ispH gene encoding 4-hydroxy-3-methylbut-2-enyl diphosphate reductase, protein MPVIRIADEAGACYGVERALAMVEAAVAKGGAPVKTLGPLIHNPRVVDSLKHQGVSVVDSASDAAGAALLLRTHGVTPEEERIARDQCAKVMDATCPFVKKAHAAAELLAKEGYAVYVVGEAGHPEVEATLAHVPGSIAIDSADDVEKYAKALRQARHIGLIVQTTMSASRLNEVVSAILPLAEEVRVMNTICEATAGHQDSCRRLAQQSDVMIVIGGRISANTTRLAEIASQYCPRTHHIEGPDELLANWFEGAENIGITAGASTPESHIKSVYQAIATMVGAN, encoded by the coding sequence GTGCCTGTCATACGGATTGCAGATGAGGCAGGAGCCTGCTACGGCGTTGAGCGCGCGCTCGCTATGGTAGAGGCCGCTGTGGCAAAGGGAGGCGCACCCGTTAAAACGCTCGGCCCTCTGATTCACAATCCGCGCGTCGTTGACTCCCTCAAACACCAGGGAGTTTCTGTCGTGGACAGCGCCTCGGACGCTGCGGGCGCCGCCTTGCTTCTCCGCACTCACGGGGTCACGCCTGAAGAAGAGCGTATCGCCCGCGACCAATGCGCAAAAGTCATGGACGCGACCTGTCCGTTTGTCAAAAAAGCGCACGCCGCGGCTGAGCTTCTGGCCAAAGAAGGCTATGCGGTCTATGTTGTCGGCGAAGCGGGCCATCCCGAAGTGGAAGCAACGCTCGCACATGTTCCCGGTTCAATAGCAATCGATTCGGCAGATGATGTCGAGAAGTACGCGAAAGCGCTGCGACAGGCGCGGCACATAGGTCTTATCGTGCAGACAACCATGTCTGCCTCCCGCCTCAACGAAGTCGTCAGCGCCATACTGCCTCTCGCCGAAGAGGTGCGGGTCATGAATACTATCTGTGAGGCCACGGCCGGCCATCAGGATTCCTGCCGCCGCCTTGCGCAGCAGTCCGACGTTATGATTGTCATTGGCGGCCGTATCTCCGCCAACACGACACGTTTAGCGGAGATCGCATCGCAGTATTGTCCTCGTACACACCACATCGAAGGTCCGGATGAACTTCTCGCCAACTGGTTTGAGGGCGCGGAAAACATTGGAATAACAGCGGGAGCTTCCACCCCGGAGTCGCATATTAAGTCCGTGTACCAGGCCATAGCCACCATGGTCGGCGCCAACTGA
- the scpB gene encoding SMC-Scp complex subunit ScpB yields MAEMLENLEAGSLKQLLEALLLVASDSVSATDLAKTTGAAPGEVASALAELSVEYAEANRGFQLREVAGGWRLFTHPALHDKVADFVLSWDTHRLSQAALETLAVIAYHQPVTREGVRAIRGVNSDGVIASLREKGLVREIGRDAERGQAILYGTTALFLERFGLKSLRELPPLEDFAPDEESKQFIRERLSGRSIASTLEETAEDLDEEQELLSEDYRG; encoded by the coding sequence ATGGCTGAAATGCTTGAAAATCTGGAAGCAGGTTCTTTGAAACAGCTGCTTGAAGCTCTGCTTTTGGTGGCGTCCGACTCTGTTTCCGCAACGGATTTGGCAAAGACTACGGGTGCCGCGCCGGGAGAAGTTGCGTCCGCCTTAGCTGAGCTGTCCGTCGAATACGCCGAAGCAAACCGTGGATTTCAGCTCCGCGAGGTGGCGGGTGGCTGGAGGCTGTTTACGCACCCCGCGCTTCATGATAAGGTGGCCGACTTTGTGCTGTCATGGGACACGCATCGCCTTTCCCAGGCGGCGCTTGAGACGCTTGCCGTAATCGCCTATCATCAGCCGGTTACGCGCGAGGGGGTCCGCGCCATCCGTGGCGTTAATTCCGATGGCGTCATAGCTTCTCTTCGCGAGAAGGGCCTCGTGCGCGAAATCGGCCGCGACGCCGAGCGTGGACAGGCTATTCTCTACGGTACAACAGCGCTTTTCTTGGAGCGCTTTGGGCTCAAGTCTCTTAGGGAGCTTCCGCCTCTTGAAGACTTTGCTCCCGATGAAGAGTCCAAGCAATTTATCCGCGAACGTCTCTCAGGCAGAAGTATTGCCTCAACGCTGGAAGAAACGGCTGAAGACCTTGATGAAGAGCAGGAACTTCTGAGCGAGGATTACCGTGGGTGA
- the plsY gene encoding glycerol-3-phosphate 1-O-acyltransferase PlsY, whose protein sequence is MNVIFAGLALGVAAFLIGGIPFGLIIARSMAHEDIREVGSGNIGTTNVARSAGGAAGILTLLCDAGKGFLSVFVARLVLTAVSGGDAAAFNGEGSYSWLVAFIYACCVLGHIFSPWLHFHGGKGIAVGFGGGLALNTAMACMAFLVFLALALPTRYVSLGSVGAALAIVVFALLFGESLPSVLCITVVAVTVIWAHRENLQRLSAGTERQFSLEKEKDKS, encoded by the coding sequence ATGAACGTCATCTTTGCTGGACTTGCGTTGGGAGTCGCCGCCTTCCTTATTGGAGGCATTCCCTTTGGATTGATTATTGCGCGGAGTATGGCTCACGAGGATATCCGCGAGGTGGGCTCCGGCAATATCGGGACGACTAATGTGGCGAGAAGCGCCGGCGGAGCGGCGGGTATTTTGACGCTTCTGTGCGACGCGGGCAAAGGCTTTCTCAGCGTCTTTGTCGCCCGTCTTGTCCTCACTGCGGTATCAGGGGGCGACGCGGCGGCTTTTAACGGAGAAGGAAGCTATTCCTGGCTTGTCGCCTTTATATACGCCTGCTGCGTACTGGGACACATTTTCTCTCCGTGGCTTCATTTTCACGGTGGAAAGGGGATTGCCGTAGGATTTGGCGGCGGTTTAGCGCTCAATACGGCAATGGCCTGTATGGCATTCTTGGTGTTTTTGGCGCTCGCGCTGCCAACGCGCTATGTGTCGCTTGGGTCTGTTGGCGCCGCCCTCGCAATCGTTGTCTTTGCCCTTCTATTCGGTGAATCTCTTCCTTCTGTTCTATGTATAACCGTTGTCGCCGTGACGGTTATATGGGCCCACCGAGAAAACCTGCAAAGGCTTTCAGCAGGAACTGAGCGTCAGTTTTCTCTGGAAAAAGAAAAGGATAAATCATGA
- the cmk gene encoding (d)CMP kinase — MIVAIDGPAGSGKSTVARALSKRLDLVFLDTGAMYRSVTAECLSKGVAPEDTEAVIKVAREIQITFGNTEEGQTVFANGRNVTDAIRTPEVDRAVSAVAAIPEVREAMVVLQRRAGEAGYVVAEGRDIGTVVFPKAEVKVFLTADATARAHRRAVQREGGDAATNASATANAAEEKKILEDIQARDKADSSREVAPLKPAADAHLIDSSHMTLDEVVDAIISLHPGLKERDTRAPRSSRQHHSASSKPASSDDSEVHRPSTTKKTSRGEKNSEKSSDKKPTKKSDKKLHAFRGNSVDDYFDTGIKDFPLPARIFLRVVVLLLMGVTKLWFRWGFKDAQLLKDDKTARVIIMNHPSMFDPVMSVVYLMWHNIPVRTIYKSEFGNNRLIAWLFSRVGAIPVERGTADMKAIRRAVAALKRGECVLIYPEGTRIRDNFARPEIHGGFALIAQLAGCDVQPTAIFGALDIKKKHSPLVKPVKIWGAVGKRIAFSELASTKRKDQAREMEQLGMERVYELRDQLMKDHPGRN, encoded by the coding sequence ATGATCGTTGCCATTGACGGCCCGGCCGGTTCCGGCAAGTCGACTGTTGCCCGCGCGCTTTCCAAGCGCCTGGACCTTGTGTTTTTGGACACCGGGGCGATGTATCGCTCCGTTACGGCGGAATGTTTGAGCAAAGGTGTCGCGCCTGAAGATACCGAAGCCGTTATCAAGGTTGCCCGTGAGATTCAGATTACCTTTGGCAATACCGAAGAAGGCCAGACGGTCTTTGCAAACGGACGCAACGTAACCGATGCGATTCGCACGCCCGAGGTCGACCGTGCGGTTTCTGCCGTTGCTGCCATTCCTGAGGTTCGTGAGGCGATGGTAGTGCTCCAGCGCCGCGCGGGGGAGGCAGGCTATGTGGTGGCCGAAGGCCGCGACATCGGTACCGTTGTGTTTCCTAAGGCGGAGGTCAAGGTATTCTTGACGGCTGACGCAACCGCGCGTGCTCACCGACGCGCGGTGCAGCGTGAAGGCGGAGACGCCGCGACAAATGCCTCAGCCACCGCAAACGCTGCGGAAGAAAAGAAGATCCTTGAGGATATACAGGCGCGTGACAAGGCTGATTCATCCAGGGAGGTCGCGCCCTTAAAGCCCGCTGCCGACGCTCATCTCATCGATTCTTCTCACATGACTCTCGATGAGGTTGTAGATGCAATCATCTCCTTGCATCCCGGCCTCAAGGAGCGTGATACACGGGCGCCGCGTTCTTCTCGCCAGCATCACAGCGCGTCCTCCAAGCCCGCTTCGTCCGATGATAGCGAGGTTCACAGACCTTCGACGACCAAAAAAACATCGAGAGGCGAGAAGAACTCTGAGAAGAGCTCCGACAAAAAACCCACTAAAAAGTCCGACAAAAAGCTCCACGCGTTCCGCGGGAATTCCGTAGATGACTACTTTGACACGGGGATCAAAGACTTTCCGCTTCCCGCGCGTATATTTTTGCGGGTAGTCGTCCTTTTGCTTATGGGCGTCACGAAACTATGGTTTCGCTGGGGCTTTAAAGACGCGCAGCTTCTTAAGGACGATAAGACCGCTCGGGTGATTATCATGAACCATCCCTCGATGTTTGATCCCGTGATGAGCGTTGTCTATCTCATGTGGCACAACATACCGGTGCGCACCATTTACAAGAGCGAGTTTGGCAACAATCGGCTTATCGCCTGGCTGTTTTCGCGCGTTGGCGCCATTCCTGTCGAGCGCGGCACCGCCGACATGAAGGCCATCCGCCGAGCGGTGGCGGCGCTTAAGCGAGGAGAGTGCGTGCTCATCTATCCTGAGGGAACGCGCATTCGCGACAACTTTGCGAGACCAGAGATTCATGGGGGATTCGCACTCATCGCTCAGCTTGCGGGCTGTGATGTTCAGCCGACTGCCATCTTTGGTGCGCTTGATATCAAGAAGAAGCATTCACCTCTCGTCAAGCCGGTCAAAATTTGGGGCGCAGTTGGGAAGCGTATCGCGTTTTCCGAGCTTGCTTCTACAAAGCGCAAAGACCAGGCTCGTGAAATGGAACAGCTTGGCATGGAGCGGGTATATGAACTGAGAGATCAGCTCATGAAAGACCATCCCGGAAGGAATTAG
- a CDS encoding pseudouridine synthase, with protein MGDQRIVPMRLQRFLARAGVASRRGSERLMSAGRVCVNGAIITELGSKVDPRCDIVTVDGVEVSIADTPAYLMLNKPEGCLTTMKDPQGRPTVKGLVPSERYPGLFPVGRLDRDTSGLLLFTTDGLMAQELLHPSKHVWKHYLALVSGTPTEEELNRLRLGIVLDDGLAQPARVELRDDLLELHGVSRHTKRFGRADNAIVGIWIHEGRKHQVKKMMLAIGHRVIVLHRDAFGPLRLAGLAEGQWRDLSEEELAALKKQAGSADGSMEYMTCKEDI; from the coding sequence GTGGGTGATCAGCGTATTGTCCCCATGCGGCTGCAGCGTTTTTTGGCACGCGCGGGCGTGGCAAGCAGGCGCGGCTCTGAGCGGCTTATGAGCGCGGGCAGAGTATGCGTCAATGGCGCGATAATAACGGAGCTCGGCAGTAAAGTAGACCCCCGCTGTGACATAGTAACGGTGGACGGTGTAGAGGTCAGCATCGCTGACACACCGGCCTATCTCATGCTCAACAAACCCGAGGGCTGTCTTACGACGATGAAAGATCCTCAGGGTCGCCCGACCGTCAAAGGATTGGTTCCTTCAGAACGATATCCTGGTCTTTTTCCAGTAGGGCGTCTGGACAGAGATACGTCCGGCCTTTTGCTTTTTACTACGGACGGCCTGATGGCGCAGGAACTTCTGCACCCTTCAAAGCATGTGTGGAAGCATTATCTGGCTCTTGTTTCAGGCACGCCGACCGAGGAGGAACTCAATCGGCTTCGGTTGGGCATTGTTTTGGACGATGGCCTGGCCCAACCTGCTCGCGTGGAGCTGAGAGATGACCTTTTGGAGCTCCATGGGGTTTCTCGCCACACGAAGCGCTTTGGCAGAGCGGATAACGCTATTGTTGGTATATGGATTCATGAAGGAAGAAAGCATCAGGTTAAAAAGATGATGCTGGCTATTGGACACCGCGTTATCGTGCTCCACAGAGACGCGTTCGGACCTTTGCGCCTTGCCGGCCTTGCAGAAGGGCAGTGGCGGGATTTGAGCGAAGAGGAGCTTGCCGCGCTTAAAAAACAGGCGGGCTCTGCCGACGGTTCGATGGAGTACATGACGTGCAAGGAGGATATATGA